The DNA region atccccatattcaccatgTCAGTGAAGTCACTTTGTGCACTCGCTATCATTCGTTCATAGTAGAAAGAACTTAGAGTCTTCAAGTAGATCTTAGTCATTTCGCTTTCTTCGAGAGGAGGATAAATATGGGCGGCAACCTCGTGCCATATTTGTGCAtattctttgaaagtttccttgtctCTTTGGGACATAACCCGAAGTTGATATCTGTCCGGCGCCATGTCAatattgtacttgtatttcctgatAAAAGCTTCAGCGATATCATTGAATGTGCGGATATGGGCAATATCCAAGTTCATGTACCACTTAAGAGCAacaccagtcagactgtcttgaaagtagtgaatcaacaattGGTGGTTGTCATTTTGAGTGGACATTTTTCGGGCATACATAGTTAAGTGGCTCCTTGGACAAGAATcccccttgtacttttcaaagttaggtACTTTGAATTTGGCAGGTATTTTGACATTTGGCACAAGGCAGAGATCATGGGTAttcttcccaaatagatctttTCCCCTAAGGGCTTTAATCTCTCTTTGCATATCAGCAAATTGATATTGGAAATCACCCATTTTCTCATATACTCTCATACTCTCACTTGGAGTGGCGCGAAAGATGGGCTCTTCGTGGTATGGAGTAGTGTGTATCacaggaggtggcacagacatgataGCAGGCACTATAGGAGCTTCAGGAACTTGTGAGCGGTAACCTTCCGGTGTATAATTTGGTGGCATGCCCCAAGGGAAGTTGGGGTGCATCTGATATTGAGGAGCATTCACAGGTGCCATAGAAATGGGCGTAGATATGATTTCTGAAATTACAGCTCTTTGAATGGTCTCTGGAGAtggctgattctgagcagccacTAGCGTTTCCATCATCGTTGTGAGTCTCTTCAAATTTATTTTGAGTGAAGTAACCTCTTCCATGAGATCCTGATTTTCCTGTTCAAGTTGTTCCATCCTTTTCTGACGACTCgctcgagtgttgtaccgatgaaACAGTTTGTCTATTGGAGTGAAAGACAGGGATAAGTCTTGGGGGGGAAATGTAATGTTTAGAATGATGCATGATGTGCAATGCAAATGTCTTTTAAGGAACTTTAATAAACACAATTATTTCAAACATCATAGAGAGAAACATTACTCTTTTGATGGCTAAAAAAATCTCATTTCATTAATATTGGAAAGATTACAATTTTTTTGAAGTGCACTTTTAAAAGATACAAGGAAAACAGCTAGAATCCTAAGGAAGTTGTTGAGAAGATGATCCAATCCCTCTTTGTAGCTTACTATTAAGCTCCTTGATTTGGTCCTTCATCTGAGTCTTTTCAACCACTAGCTTGTCGACAATCATCTTCCAAGCGCCCGAGGTAGGACGATTATCTGAACCAGGAACTGGAATAatgctagaggaaaataaatcctttTGCACCTTTCTTTTCTTATTAGCAAGCTCTTCATCATTCCTCTGCTTCAAGTGTCTTTGAAGCTCTTCATTCTCTACGTGGATGATCTGATACTTATTCTTCCAAGCATCCTTTTCTCGTTGCACCCTAGTTAAAGCAATCTTGAGTTTCTCCGCGTCAGTCATGAAAATGAGAGAATGTTCTTTAACAGTTAAATATAAAGGCTCATGTCGATGATAAGGCATTTTCAAACTGACGGCCCTAGCTTGTACCCATTGGAGATAAGGCTCCAAAGAGAGGCAATCTAACTTTCCTAGAACTTATCTTCTTTTCTTATGGATGTGGCGCCAGGCATGCACAATCTTTTCTTTGAATGCTTCATTGTCCTCTCCTTCCTTGAAGAAGAAACTCTCTTAGAAGATGGTGTTGGGCTTGTCCTTCATTGGGTATCCAAATTGACGGCGAGCCAAAATCGGGTTGTAGTTAATGCCCCCctttgtaccaagaagaggtacattaggaaactcaccacaactatcaataattGTTACCCCTTCATAAGCATGATCAAACCAATTAATGTCAGAATGAGTGAGAGACATAATCTTTTGTGACCATAGCAAACCATCCTTAAGGTCCTAAAAGGCAGTAGattgaggcaagtgcaaaataaaccacttgtagaGTAGAGTTGCACAACATATGATCATTCCCCCCTTATGAAAATTCCTGAGATGGACTGAATGGTAAACATCTGCAAGCAAGGTAGGAACTGGATTTCCAATTAAGAATATTTTGATAGCATTAATGTCAACAAAGTCGTCAACATTAGGGAAGAGGAATAATCCATAGACAAGCAAGGCAAGAATAGcctcaaaagcatccatactatTCATACTAGCAAAATAACGAGCTTCCTCTATCAAGAACTTAGCAGGCAAGCCAAGAATTCCTCCTTTCGTAGTTAGATTATCTTTGATCTCAGACATCTTTAAATGAGTAGCTTCTGCAATGTCTTGATGCTTTGGAATTTCTTCTAAATCGGAAAAGGGAACTTGATCATGGATGGGTAGGCCAATCAAGTGAGAAaactcctccaaagtaggcacaagctgataatctggaaaGGTAAAGCATCGGTACAATGGATCATAAAATTGAACCAATGTAGCAAGAATCCCCTCCATCATGTTGGTCTTTAAAAGAGGTAGAAGTCTCCCATATCTGCCTTTGAAGTCTTCAGGATTAACCACCAAAGATTCTAGCTCTCTTAAGCATTCCAAATTTGGATTCTTAAAAGTGTACTTTTGAGTTCTTCTTCTTCCAAAATCCATAGTGAAAGATTCTTATGATATTTGCAACAAATGCTTTTAAGTTCTTTGAAGATTTTAATTAAGATGATGTtaatgaatgcatgaatgtatgaatgcacAAACACATCAAGATCAACAAACATAATCAAGATATCAAATACATGGGGTTCATAGATTTGACTTCACGAGCATGAGGCAATGGGTTTAACCATCCCAACAGGGTAAGTGCTAAGGGTTTATCATCAAGACGAGAACCAAGGTTCTAAGAAAGTTCCCAgagtcataatcccatctttcggatattacCGGTTTGGACAATTACTTGTaaaccaataatattctcaagagaaacaCATCTGAGTGTAGTATTATGTATCAACTAATTCAAGTTTACACCTTCATAGTCACCACACTACGTCCTAACAAGGCTTAGTAGGGTAAAGGGATACTAAAGTCATCAACTTCTCAGGCTCCCAGGTCAAAGATAGAAAATGTATTCACGATTTCTCGTTCAACAAATACCATCCCTAAAGGGGCCTCCATTGATTGGGGGATTCTCAAGTTAGCTTGTTCGGGATTACTTCACCCAAGCCAACTTGACTATACCACCCTCTTATCTCAATATGCACTCAAGTCCTGGTTAGGACTTATCTTAACACAAAGATCACCCAAGCCAATATAAACAAACAAATAATAAAACATAGATGAAAACAAAATAGGTGTAACCCTCTTGGGAAGTgtccctagtgaagtcgccatttctgtcgcggtgagaatcggagaccaagctattggattaacttgactcgcaaaacattgatatcaccaccaaatttttatttttccaaaggaaggggaaaagattcaaaataaacccaaaaaataaaaatgcataGCAAATAGTAAAACTAGGAGCAAAGCAAGTAGAGATCGAAGGtacgggggttggttatgcaaagggaaggtattagcaccctaaacatctatagtactctacaggaaccttttgATTTTATCTATGTTTTTAAGAGTTTGCATTTTTTTGATGGGATAATAAAAGGGGTAAAAAAAATTTGGAAAATGTTACTTGACTAAAGGTAAGTCGAAGTTTGAGTTGAGAtgcttcatgtgtactaaagcatttGTAATTGAAAGATCCAATGACTAAAAGTAATTTAAGGGTTGTGTTTGAAAtgcttcatgtgtactaaagcattttCAAGTGTAGTTGAAAGATCCATTGACTAGAGGTAAGTTAAGGTTTGAATGGGtgttttagtttgaaaaaggGGTAGAGTTAATGCATGAATGGACAAATAAAGTcaccaaacaaacaaacattatATGACTAAGAAGTCAACATAAGATCTTTTCCCTTGGATTTGGATACATAAAGATACATAAATTGGTAAGCTATGAACAAGTTACTTGCATGTTTTTGAAGTATGATGATCACAAACAAGACATGACAAGGGTTTACATAACACCACAAGAGATAGCATATGAACAAGTATGAGATACATATTCAACCATCATGGGAGTTTATAAAGGAAATACTTGGATGAAGTGATAAACAATTACAAGATATGGATATAACATCACAAATTGGGATAGAATTACAAGACATGATTTAAGCAAGTGTACATTACTCAACACAAGGGTATCAAACCACATAAGACAAGTATCATAATCAAGATATTGGTTGTCAAGTCAAGTTGTGACAAGATAAGGATACTCAAAACATGGATCATATGAACATGGTATGGACAAAGTAAAATCTTAAGTGGATCACTATGTATACAAGTTAAACAAGAGGCAAGAGCCTCTTAGGGACAAGTTTAGACCTAAACCCTAATCATGGCATGAATAATAAACAAGCAAGTGGGAACCACAATCATCTCCTAAtcattcattcaaacatgttttcaaggtgaatcaatttagacatgatatgaaaataatcaagtttAAACATGTTAAGTACAACAATCAACACTTGAAAGAGTGTGTTATGATCATACAAACATTCAACAATAAGAAAAAACAAGAGATGAACCAAAGAGATTGATTAGGATCTCTAAAAACACCTAAAAAGCACATGTTTTCTATCCAATAaaaagtggtgaaataaataatattttttggatttttttggTATCATCATAAATTAGACATTCTTATAAACACATGGCAGAAAGAATGAGTCAAAAGGATTtagggatcatgaagttatgggTTTTTGAAGTCATGAAGAAAAATTAACATTTAACAAGTGAAAAAAAAAACATTACACTGGCCAGGTTCGAACTCACGTCCTTGGGGTTCCATGTACTTTTTTCAATGTCAACTCAGCATCATcttattttcgttttttttcaTCCACTATTTTTCCAATCTTCCAtcaatcatatctctctcatttctcaaccatttttcatgaaataaagatCAAAATCGCATAGAAAAATGTAAGGAACACAATGGTACCGTAGGTTTTGGATAATACTCAAAGATGGAGATGCACGAAGGAAAAAACTAGAACTGAAACTTTAGGTTTCATGCAACATAATTTCACATAAACAACAATATAAATGACATGTAAGCTAATGATCCTTCTTAGCACAATAAATGCTACATATTTGCTTCagaaatcaaaatgaaatgacGTATGTATGATGAGTTTCAAAGTGCAAGAATATACCTATTGGAGCAAGGTCCAATGCCTCTTCAACACTACTTCCAGCTACTGTTTGATGCCTCTCCTAATGCTTATGAGTTCACAGAAGATGATTGGAACCTTTGGTTTGCAAAATGCACGAGTCAAATGAGAGAATGGAGGTTAAGGTTGAAAAGCACTCAAGAATGGAGTTTTTCTTAGAAAGCTTAGTGTATGGATAGATTAGGCTTTGTCCTCTACTTATAGGGATCCTTGAGGTTTCAAGTAGCCTTAAATATCATAAAATAATTGTGGCTTGTACTGGTTTGCTTGCTTGGTTGGTTCTTGCACAAAACACCAAGTGGGAAGCATGGCAAACGTATGAGGGGCTTGGAGTGTTTTATTGAGCTCTGTCTGAAGTGTAGGAGTGGACTTGATGTTTAGAGTTGGTATGCATCAGAGCCAAAGCCATTTGGGAGCTCAATGGTGCTTAATGTTGGGTTAAAGCCACTTTACACAAATGGAAGTGTAACCtttatgccaaaaatggaatgattCATTGTGTAATGGCTTGGTTATTTGGATAATGgctcaaaagtgtgtgtgatCTTCTGATTAGAGTGAGATTTAGAAACAATAAGTAAATTTACTTGTGGATTTGTTTAGATTTGTAGTGTACTTTGGCTTGGAATTTGACTTATGAACCATTCCATGAGGTTGTCTTTCCAAATTCGATTCTCTTAGCTCGAGCATAGAAATTTCttgatcttggacattttggaaagatGAAATCatgatatacaactttcatgttgattACTTTGCTTGAATAAGTCTGGATCTTGGTGAAAAATTGGAATAAAGTTGGTCACTTGACTAGGTCAGCATGCTGAAAATTTCACTAAGTGTTTTACCACTTGACAAACAAATGAATCATCCACTTAATGGCCCCATGTCTCCTTATTCGTGCATTTTTTGAGGTTTTATCACCTAGGACAGAGTTGAAGTATGAAGCGAGGTCTTTAATTTTATAGTTAgagcaaagaaaatggtggcTTGGATCATAAGTTATGTCCTTGGAAAGTTGGGTACTTGGACACGATTTTTAGGGACTtagtaaaaatttcaaattctccatctttgccttttttgcaagtaaccttgattttcttgactaaacttgatcaaatgaccccaatgatcatattttcataatccttgacttgaaaagtccatagttgaccaaaaatctttaaagtcaaactttgactttaagCGTTTGTTGACTTTTTCATCATTTGTGTTCAAACTTTCATCTGTTTATAAACATAACCTCTTGAGCCATCTGAATTGTATGAGTGGGTTATGAGGACATATTTGAATAATTCGGATCATGCCTCAAGCCATAGAATCATGCTTTGGTCAAAGAGCCAACATTAAGCTGACTTTGACCAAAATCCTAATTTTGAGTGTCAGATGAATTGTGGCTTGATGAACTTGAATTGAGGTGAGTACAAACTTTGATTATTGATGGAGGGAGACTCTTGATAACCTTGATATATCTATGATCCCACTAAGCCTCGATTGATCCATCCTTTGCACTTCTTGATGCCAAAACCCTAACTTGCAAACAAAGCAAAGCAAGACatatatatttttgtatttttgtggGGTTAGGAAAGCATAAGGATATACACAAAAGTATTTGATGACCTTGATGTTATGCAAATAAAACAAATGATAAGGTATCTTAGGAAtgaaaattagggtattacaCTTACCACTTTTGCATTATCGGCTCATGCATAAATTTTCTCCAAAATTTCTTAAGCTTCCTTTGAGGATGTGCAATCACCAGCCTTCTCAAAATTATCaacatcaacacattgatgaatgagATACAAAGATTTGAAATCTTTTATGATCTCTTCATTATGTGTAGTCCTTTATGCAATAATTGAACCTTCTAGAAATGAACTAATATTattcttgatcacttcaagaGCATCTTGATAACAAAACAGTACCTTCATATGTCTGTACCACTCATGATCATTTTTTCGCATCAAAAACTGAGAGATTTGTAGGGAAACATTCATTGGAGATGGAAAACATTTCCGCACACTATGTGTTTGATCAAAGAATCGAGCTCTTGATGTCAAATGTTTGAGAGAATAATAGAGAGAGTGTGAGAATTAGAGAGAATTAGAGAGAGTTATGGTGAAAATTATGGTTATTCATTAACAACTCAATATGGAGTATATGCACAACAATACACATCAATGTGGCTAACCAACtaatagaaaaatcaaaaaatttgACCATGTAACAGGTTACATAAAACCTGTAACCGATTACATAAAACCTGTAATCAGTTACAAACACTACTAtcttaaaaaatatcaaaatctagagggtggtaaccggttacatggtattttgttttaatatttttgtTGTTAAAAAGGGTGGTAACTGTTGGGGAGCCTGAGAGAGTCGGGAGCACCACTGAGAATAATGCTTCAGGACCGCAAGAGAGTGAGACGCCATATCTCAATCCAAAATCTTAAGGTGTTAGATGAATGAGTCATCTCTCTTATAAATCCAACACAtcgcttagttttgtgaatgaaGAGAGAGTCTAAGGCTATATATATTATACACGTTCTTTGAAGTTCCACATCATTTAGTTTTGTGAAGGAAGAGGGAGTCCAAAATTATATATAGAATTTGAGTTCTTCATTCCAAGATGCACATGTTAAAATCACTTTAAGTTTGTATTTGACTTTCTTTGTTCTCTTATACTCTTGTATTAGAGTCGTGTAATAtgtagttaaatatttgtttttgAGGGTATAAGTACACTGGGGTCTGAGTTAGTTAAGGATATATTATATGTTGTAACAATTTTCACATAGTATTATTCTCTGATATCTACCAACAACGACCTTGATTTTTTCTCCGATTTTGGAATTtccatgttatatttttatgTTATGATTGTGTTCCTCTTTTTTCTCTATGTTATATTTGTTTTTTTCTCAATAACCGACTAAACCCCTTTT from Lathyrus oleraceus cultivar Zhongwan6 chromosome 1, CAAS_Psat_ZW6_1.0, whole genome shotgun sequence includes:
- the LOC127094248 gene encoding uncharacterized protein LOC127094248, with protein sequence MDFGRRRTQKYTFKNPNLECLRELESLVVNPEDFKGRYGRLLPLLKTNMMEGILATLVQFYDPLYRCFTFPDYQLVPTLEEFSHLIGLPIHDQVPFSDLEEIPKHQDIAEATHLKMSEIKDNLTTKGGILGLPAKFLIEEARYFASMNSMDAFEAILALLVYGLFLFPNVDDFVDINAIKIFLIGNPVPTLLADVYHSVHLRNFHKGGMIICCATLLYKWFILHLPQSTAF
- the LOC127094240 gene encoding uncharacterized protein LOC127094240, whose protein sequence is MEQLEQENQDLMEEVTSLKINLKRLTTMMETLVAAQNQPSPETIQRAVISEIISTPISMAPVNAPQYQMHPNFPWGMPPNYTPEGYRSQVPEAPIVPAIMSVPPPVIHTTPYHEEPIFRATPSESMRVYEKMGDFQYQFADMQREIKALRGKDLFGKNTHDLCLVPNVKIPAKFKVPNFEKYKGDSCPRSHLTMYARKMSTQNDNHQLLIHYFQDSLTGVALKWYMNLDIAHIRTFNDIAEAFIRKYKYNIDMAPDRYQLRVMSQRDKETFKEYAQIWHEVAAHIYPPLEESEMTKIYLKTLSSFYYERMIASAQSDFTDMVNMGMRLEEGDREGRLVKEGGSSSGVKKFGVGFPKKKEQDVSTVVHIRPRQRYQQHIAAVAPAYQPQFLQQVQRQQQPQFTQQQPQYIQHNTMQPQQRPQQQARP